The proteins below come from a single Nostoc sp. KVJ3 genomic window:
- the metG gene encoding methionine--tRNA ligase, translating into MNLVNKTEKTFALTTPLYYVNDVPHIGSAYTTIAADVVARFHRLLGHQVLLITGTDEHGQKIQRSAESLGKAPQEFCDEIVPSFVSLWQLLDIQYDRFSRTTAPRHEAIVKEFFERVWKSGDIYQGQQQGWYCVSCEEFKEERDLLEGHRCPIHTNKEVEWRDEQNYFFRLSKYQTKLTEFYQSQPDFIQPETRRNEVLSFVNQGLQDFSISRVNLDWGFPIPVDPKHTIYVWFDALLGYVTALLEPDAEPTLANALERWWPINLHLIGKDILRFHAVYWPAMLLSAGLPLPERVFGHGFLTKDGQKMGKSLGNTLDPVALVQRYGSDAVRYYFLKEIEFGKDGDFNEVRFINVLNADLANDLGNLLNRTLSMVKKYCADNNVPSIGNEGIPDENPLKAIGLRLGEQVKQAYNKLAFSEACGAILSLAQASNKFIDEQAPWTLYKQGQQESVEKVLYAVLESVRLAAYLLSPIIPNISSDIYQQLGFGIDFNDQTQSSVTAPFATHATWGILSSKQQLGTFQPVFKRIEPPKND; encoded by the coding sequence ATGAATCTAGTGAATAAAACAGAAAAAACATTTGCACTGACGACACCCCTATATTATGTAAACGATGTCCCCCATATAGGCAGTGCTTATACAACGATCGCAGCAGATGTCGTGGCGCGATTTCATCGACTGCTAGGTCATCAGGTATTACTAATTACAGGTACAGACGAACACGGACAAAAAATTCAGCGATCGGCAGAAAGTTTAGGCAAAGCACCACAAGAGTTTTGCGATGAAATTGTCCCTAGCTTTGTGAGTTTGTGGCAGTTACTAGACATTCAATACGATCGCTTTAGTCGAACTACCGCACCTCGTCATGAAGCGATCGTCAAAGAATTCTTTGAGCGAGTCTGGAAATCTGGTGATATTTACCAAGGACAACAACAAGGCTGGTATTGCGTATCCTGCGAAGAATTCAAAGAAGAACGCGATCTTTTAGAAGGACATCGTTGCCCGATTCATACTAACAAAGAAGTGGAGTGGCGAGACGAACAAAACTACTTTTTTCGCTTATCCAAATATCAAACTAAGCTGACAGAATTTTATCAATCTCAACCGGATTTTATTCAACCAGAAACTCGGCGGAATGAAGTCCTCAGCTTTGTCAATCAAGGGCTGCAAGACTTTTCTATTTCGCGGGTGAATTTAGATTGGGGTTTTCCCATACCAGTTGATCCCAAACACACCATTTATGTTTGGTTTGATGCGCTGCTGGGTTATGTCACAGCATTACTCGAACCAGATGCAGAACCGACTTTAGCAAATGCTTTAGAAAGATGGTGGCCAATCAACCTGCACCTAATTGGTAAAGATATTTTGCGCTTCCATGCAGTTTATTGGCCCGCAATGTTGTTATCGGCTGGCTTACCCTTGCCAGAAAGAGTATTTGGGCATGGCTTTTTGACCAAAGATGGTCAAAAGATGGGCAAAAGTCTGGGTAACACCCTTGATCCTGTTGCGTTAGTTCAGCGCTATGGTAGTGATGCCGTTCGTTATTACTTCCTTAAGGAAATCGAATTTGGCAAGGATGGAGATTTTAATGAAGTAAGGTTCATTAATGTTCTGAATGCAGATTTGGCAAATGATTTAGGTAATTTGCTCAATCGCACCTTGAGCATGGTGAAGAAATACTGCGCTGACAATAATGTTCCATCAATCGGCAATGAAGGAATTCCTGACGAAAATCCTTTGAAAGCAATTGGTTTACGTCTAGGGGAACAGGTGAAACAAGCATATAACAAGCTAGCTTTCAGTGAAGCGTGTGGGGCTATCCTTTCACTGGCGCAAGCCAGTAATAAGTTTATTGATGAACAAGCTCCTTGGACATTATATAAACAGGGACAGCAAGAGTCGGTGGAAAAAGTTCTCTACGCAGTTCTAGAATCAGTTAGACTGGCAGCTTATCTGCTTTCCCCAATTATTCCGAACATTAGTAGCGATATTTATCAGCAACTCGGCTTTGGAATAGATTTTAACGATCAAACACAAAGTTCAGTTACCGCTCCTTTTGCCACCCATGCGACATGGGGGATACTATCTAGTAAACAACAGTTGGGTACATTCCAACCAGTTTTTAAGCGAATAGAACCCCCGAAAAACGATTAG
- a CDS encoding NYN domain-containing protein produces the protein MLNNFETDSIFTPEQVLENRGRVAIFIDGSNLFYAALQLGIEIDYTKLLCRLTGGSRLLRSFFYTGVDRTNEKQQGFLLWMRRNGYRVIAKDLVQLPDGSKKANLDVEIAVDMMALVDSYDTAVLVSGDGDLAYAVNSVSYRGVRVEVVSLRSMTSDSLINVSDRYIDLEAIKEDIQKTPRQSYPYRPLSGIGFLEDPRTSDGHLEIQE, from the coding sequence ATGTTGAATAATTTTGAAACCGATTCAATATTTACGCCAGAACAAGTTTTGGAGAATCGGGGCAGGGTTGCTATATTTATTGATGGCTCAAATCTATTCTACGCTGCCCTGCAACTAGGGATTGAGATCGATTACACCAAGCTGCTGTGTAGATTAACTGGAGGTTCTAGACTCCTGCGGTCTTTTTTCTACACTGGTGTAGACCGGACAAACGAGAAGCAACAGGGGTTTCTGCTGTGGATGCGTCGCAATGGCTATAGAGTTATTGCTAAAGATTTAGTCCAGCTACCAGATGGCTCTAAAAAAGCTAACCTGGATGTAGAAATAGCAGTAGACATGATGGCCTTGGTAGATTCTTATGATACCGCAGTTTTAGTCAGCGGTGATGGGGATTTGGCTTATGCAGTCAATTCAGTTAGCTATCGCGGCGTGCGGGTAGAAGTGGTAAGTTTGCGTTCGATGACCAGCGACAGCTTAATTAATGTTAGCGATCGCTACATCGATTTAGAAGCCATCAAGGAAGATATTCAAAAAACCCCTCGCCAAAGCTATCCTTACCGACCGCTATCTGGTATTGGCTTTTTGGAAGACCCAAGAACTAGTGATGGACACTTAGAAATCCAAGAATAA
- a CDS encoding DUF2997 domain-containing protein codes for METLEFIIYPDGRVQEKVTGIVGASCAEVTAAIEAQLGQVLNHEPTSEYFAAKVQQSNVANTHTTYSDW; via the coding sequence ATGGAGACATTAGAGTTCATAATTTATCCAGATGGTCGGGTACAAGAAAAAGTTACTGGCATTGTGGGTGCTTCTTGCGCTGAGGTTACAGCAGCAATAGAGGCGCAGCTGGGGCAAGTACTTAATCATGAGCCAACCTCAGAATATTTCGCCGCGAAGGTGCAGCAATCTAATGTGGCGAATACGCACACCACTTACAGCGATTGGTAA
- a CDS encoding DUF1257 domain-containing protein, translating into MSHFSQIKTQIRNLDSLKDALTELGVDWKPGPREVRGYRGQTHPAEVSIEQENGYDIGFRWNGKEYELVADLQYWQQDLSVDGFLRQVTQRYAYQTVVKETARVGFQVSEQQKNEDGSIRLVVQRWSA; encoded by the coding sequence ATGTCACACTTTAGCCAAATTAAGACTCAAATCCGTAACCTTGATTCTTTGAAAGATGCTTTGACTGAATTGGGAGTAGACTGGAAACCCGGCCCACGCGAAGTCCGTGGCTATCGCGGTCAAACCCATCCTGCGGAAGTTAGTATTGAGCAGGAAAATGGCTACGACATCGGCTTTAGATGGAATGGCAAGGAATATGAATTGGTGGCTGACTTGCAATATTGGCAGCAAGATTTGTCTGTGGATGGATTTTTGCGCCAAGTAACACAGCGCTATGCTTACCAAACAGTTGTGAAAGAAACCGCTCGTGTGGGTTTTCAAGTATCTGAGCAACAAAAAAATGAAGATGGTTCCATTCGCCTGGTAGTACAGCGCTGGAGTGCGTAA
- a CDS encoding dual specificity protein phosphatase family protein: MYKFAPAEEKEQIVFGAARPGYTDKNVQDWIEFMKRQDIKRVCCLLAEQQLASYCDLLSIYKQEFGNQLVCWAPIADFHLSDLETLTQKILPFLIEADKQNEKVVVHCSGGIGRTGHILAVWLVSVRGLSNQAAINAVKRTGRNPYEAAIAAIFRGRNPLKFVKELDVLLNDCRLAVHQTF, translated from the coding sequence ATGTACAAGTTTGCCCCAGCAGAGGAGAAAGAGCAAATAGTTTTTGGTGCTGCGCGACCTGGATACACTGACAAGAATGTTCAGGATTGGATAGAATTCATGAAGCGCCAAGATATCAAACGTGTTTGCTGTCTTCTTGCTGAACAACAGCTAGCTTCTTACTGCGATCTTCTAAGCATATACAAACAGGAGTTTGGGAATCAGCTAGTTTGTTGGGCACCAATTGCAGATTTCCATTTATCTGATTTAGAAACCCTGACCCAGAAAATACTTCCTTTCTTAATAGAAGCAGATAAACAAAATGAGAAAGTCGTTGTACACTGCTCTGGTGGAATTGGACGTACTGGACATATATTAGCGGTATGGCTAGTTAGCGTCAGAGGATTATCAAATCAAGCTGCAATAAATGCTGTCAAAAGAACAGGTAGAAATCCTTATGAAGCTGCAATTGCTGCTATTTTTAGAGGTAGAAATCCCTTGAAATTCGTAAAAGAACTTGACGTGCTTCTGAATGATTGTCGTCTAGCAGTGCATCAAACATTTTGA
- a CDS encoding SAM-dependent methyltransferase, with protein sequence MAMVLDKVVPFGRSMDEYIKIFNLTNTDLNKRIIGIGDGPASFNAEMTYQGKSVVSVDPLYQFSSDEILQRFNEVVDNIINQVKATSNDWVWSYHKSPDDLRNNRVEVIREFLSDYETGKKNNRYIVGELPRLAFKNKEFDIALCSHLLFLYSDHLNYDFHLNSVDEMLRIAKEIRIFPLITLMWKHSQHLDEIVKYCTLKGYKIDIEKVEYELQPGGNKMLKISRDINN encoded by the coding sequence ATGGCAATGGTTCTAGATAAAGTAGTTCCTTTTGGGAGGTCAATGGATGAATATATAAAAATATTCAATTTAACAAATACAGATTTGAATAAAAGAATCATTGGGATTGGGGACGGGCCAGCAAGCTTTAATGCAGAAATGACATATCAGGGTAAAAGTGTAGTTTCGGTTGATCCACTTTACCAATTTTCCAGTGATGAAATATTGCAAAGATTTAATGAAGTGGTAGATAACATCATTAACCAAGTCAAAGCTACATCAAATGATTGGGTATGGAGCTATCATAAATCCCCAGATGATTTGCGTAACAATCGAGTGGAAGTTATTCGAGAATTTTTGTCTGATTATGAAACTGGCAAAAAAAACAACAGATATATAGTCGGTGAATTACCAAGATTGGCATTTAAAAATAAAGAATTTGATATTGCCCTTTGTTCACATTTATTGTTTTTATATTCAGATCATCTCAATTACGATTTTCACCTAAATTCAGTAGATGAAATGCTGCGTATCGCTAAAGAAATCCGAATATTTCCCCTGATCACTTTAATGTGGAAACATTCACAACATTTAGATGAAATAGTAAAATATTGTACTTTAAAGGGTTACAAGATAGATATTGAAAAGGTTGAATATGAATTACAGCCTGGTGGAAATAAAATGTTGAAGATAAGCAGAGATATTAATAACTAA
- the lptC gene encoding LPS export ABC transporter periplasmic protein LptC, with protein sequence MAYQFHQKGRKGERKIQNYSPTPPFLLFSLIFFLIFGLVSCGGKSPTASEQNPADSSNQDNNLTFFDVTLEQADEVGRPIWKVRAKTAKYTKEKQIGQAESPYGELYQDGKVVYQIKADVADIEQNGKQLFLKGKIFATDPTNGVVLQGNELEWRPQEDLLIVRNHMHGTHKQLQAVAQEARVKTREQRMEFSGGVVANSIDPQMQIRTEHLTWNIKEEKLIGDRPIQIDRYKDNKISDRGKGNSAEVNLKTKIATIDKNAQLELQDPPVQIASNSMTWNMNAETVTTNSPVQMFQRVENFTVTANRGEMKVPQKTVYLTGNVNAIGQRRQSLKSNSLTWHLDNKLVEAQGNVLYRQVDPPLNFTGETAFGNLQTENILVKGGSSSGRVVTEIIPQERANRQ encoded by the coding sequence ATGGCGTATCAATTTCATCAAAAGGGGAGAAAGGGGGAGAGAAAAATTCAAAATTATTCCCCTACTCCCCCTTTCCTTCTTTTCTCTTTGATTTTTTTCTTGATATTTGGTTTAGTAAGCTGTGGGGGGAAATCTCCTACAGCTTCTGAGCAAAATCCTGCGGATTCATCAAACCAAGATAACAATTTGACTTTCTTTGATGTCACCCTAGAACAAGCAGATGAAGTGGGACGACCGATTTGGAAAGTCAGGGCTAAAACCGCAAAATACACCAAAGAAAAACAAATTGGCCAGGCTGAAAGTCCTTATGGTGAACTATACCAAGATGGCAAAGTAGTTTACCAAATCAAGGCAGATGTCGCAGACATTGAACAAAATGGGAAACAGTTGTTTCTTAAAGGTAAGATATTTGCCACAGACCCTACTAATGGTGTTGTATTGCAAGGCAATGAATTAGAATGGCGACCCCAAGAAGATTTGTTGATTGTCCGTAACCACATGCATGGTACTCATAAACAATTACAAGCGGTGGCGCAAGAAGCGCGAGTTAAAACCCGCGAACAGAGGATGGAATTTTCTGGTGGGGTAGTAGCTAATTCTATCGATCCTCAGATGCAAATCAGAACCGAGCATTTAACCTGGAATATTAAAGAAGAAAAACTGATTGGCGATCGCCCCATCCAAATTGACCGCTACAAAGATAATAAAATTAGCGATCGCGGTAAGGGAAATTCTGCCGAAGTCAACTTAAAAACAAAAATTGCCACTATTGATAAGAATGCTCAATTAGAATTACAAGACCCACCAGTACAAATAGCTAGTAACTCCATGACCTGGAACATGAATGCAGAGACTGTTACTACAAATTCTCCCGTGCAGATGTTCCAACGTGTCGAAAACTTTACCGTTACCGCCAATCGTGGTGAAATGAAAGTACCGCAAAAAACAGTTTATTTAACAGGTAACGTCAACGCCATTGGTCAGCGTCGCCAGTCTTTGAAATCTAATTCATTAACTTGGCATTTAGACAATAAGTTAGTTGAAGCTCAAGGAAATGTACTGTATCGGCAAGTTGACCCGCCGTTAAATTTTACCGGTGAAACAGCTTTTGGTAATCTGCAAACAGAAAATATTCTCGTCAAAGGCGGTAGTTCTAGCGGTAGGGTAGTAACCGAAATTATTCCCCAAGAAAGAGCTAATCGTCAGTAG
- a CDS encoding YiaA/YiaB family inner membrane protein: MQTIGTQKDSTAWVIQTWAAFVISISMTTFGIVNLPVNGWVKGFIGMGMAFSVGSTFTLAKTTRDLHENRRLTARLDEAKVEKLLSQHDPLNLK; the protein is encoded by the coding sequence ATGCAAACAATTGGTACTCAAAAAGACAGTACAGCTTGGGTTATTCAAACTTGGGCAGCTTTTGTGATTTCTATTTCTATGACCACCTTCGGCATTGTCAACTTACCTGTAAACGGCTGGGTGAAAGGCTTTATAGGTATGGGTATGGCTTTCTCAGTTGGCTCAACTTTTACCTTGGCTAAAACTACTAGAGACTTGCATGAAAATAGAAGATTAACCGCTAGGTTAGACGAGGCGAAAGTAGAAAAATTGCTTTCACAACACGATCCTCTTAATTTAAAATGA
- a CDS encoding CCA tRNA nucleotidyltransferase gives MHESVRSALAPENWPFSLELLPQPAYMVGGAVRDAILGRTREYLDLDFVIPSQAVKVARAIARHYQAGFVLLDAERQIARVVFPHATADFAQQEGDSLEVDLHRRDFTVNAIAYNPHTQEIIDPLQGCVDLQQGILRMVSPANLEDDPLRLMRGYRQAAQLGFTIEPATQIAIRSLASNISKVAAERVRVEIGYLLANSQGTPWLTSAWEDGLLAPFFKNATRESLSKLAAVDNAAALLTENWQQLGAQLQEYVRDSIKTTWLGIAKLASLVNPNPEIAERELQELTYSRAEIRGVTTALKVLPQFQVVDMSLREQYFLFHNADIVFPATAVLAVALDNLVEAMSNEKPLHTAVVTSLETKGKGCQVLTSLINRYLNPDDLVAHPTPLVSGKELIIALDIPASSIIGQLLTEIAVAQAEGKVSTPTEAIAFARHLQDRRGDNSSNS, from the coding sequence ATGCATGAATCAGTTCGTTCTGCCTTAGCTCCTGAAAATTGGCCTTTTAGCTTGGAGTTACTGCCACAACCCGCTTATATGGTAGGCGGCGCTGTCCGAGATGCGATCCTTGGCAGAACTCGCGAATATCTGGATCTAGATTTTGTTATACCATCTCAGGCGGTAAAGGTAGCAAGAGCGATCGCTCGTCATTACCAAGCTGGTTTTGTCTTACTGGATGCCGAACGACAAATTGCTCGTGTAGTTTTTCCCCACGCCACTGCTGACTTTGCCCAACAGGAAGGAGATAGTTTAGAGGTTGATTTACATCGACGGGACTTTACAGTAAATGCGATCGCCTATAATCCCCATACACAAGAAATTATCGATCCTCTGCAAGGTTGTGTAGACTTACAACAGGGCATTTTGCGAATGGTATCACCAGCGAACTTAGAAGATGACCCTTTGCGGTTAATGCGAGGTTATCGCCAAGCCGCCCAACTAGGTTTTACTATTGAGCCAGCTACCCAAATAGCAATTCGTTCTTTGGCATCAAATATCAGCAAGGTTGCAGCCGAACGAGTTAGGGTAGAAATTGGTTATCTGCTGGCAAATTCTCAGGGTACTCCTTGGCTCACAAGCGCTTGGGAAGATGGCTTGCTTGCCCCTTTCTTTAAAAATGCTACTCGTGAAAGCTTGAGCAAACTAGCAGCAGTTGATAATGCAGCTGCCTTACTTACAGAAAATTGGCAACAGTTAGGGGCACAACTGCAAGAATATGTCCGCGATAGTATCAAAACTACTTGGTTAGGTATTGCTAAACTTGCAAGTCTAGTCAACCCAAATCCAGAAATAGCAGAAAGGGAACTACAGGAATTAACTTATAGTCGTGCCGAAATCCGGGGTGTAACCACTGCTCTGAAAGTATTACCGCAGTTTCAAGTAGTCGATATGTCGTTGCGAGAACAATACTTTTTGTTTCATAACGCAGATATTGTATTTCCCGCTACGGCAGTGCTAGCTGTAGCACTTGATAATTTGGTAGAGGCGATGTCTAATGAAAAGCCACTACACACAGCAGTTGTTACAAGTTTAGAAACCAAAGGAAAGGGCTGCCAAGTCTTGACATCTTTGATCAACCGTTATCTGAACCCTGATGATCTGGTCGCTCATCCCACTCCATTAGTGAGCGGGAAGGAATTGATTATAGCATTAGATATTCCAGCTTCATCAATCATCGGCCAACTGCTGACAGAAATTGCCGTAGCCCAAGCTGAGGGAAAAGTTTCAACACCAACAGAGGCGATCGCATTTGCCCGACATTTACAAGATCGAAGAGGAGATAATTCAAGTAATTCGTAA
- a CDS encoding ferredoxin: MADFLPSPEEQEDNRSGLEPELGGFLRDTPERSGLEPELGGVLRQNGVYVDEITCIGCKHCAHVARNTFYIEPDYGRSRVVRQDGDAEEIIQEAIDTCPVDCIHWVNYTELKKLEEERKYQVIPVVGYPVEHAVAASERRRKKQKLKTKKSRY; the protein is encoded by the coding sequence ATGGCTGATTTTCTGCCGTCGCCGGAAGAACAAGAAGATAACCGTTCCGGTTTAGAACCAGAATTAGGGGGTTTTTTACGGGATACCCCAGAACGTTCTGGTTTAGAACCGGAATTGGGCGGTGTGCTGCGCCAAAATGGTGTTTATGTTGACGAAATCACTTGTATTGGTTGCAAGCATTGCGCTCATGTTGCGCGTAACACCTTTTATATTGAACCAGATTACGGGCGATCGCGTGTGGTTCGGCAAGATGGGGACGCTGAGGAAATTATTCAAGAAGCAATTGACACTTGTCCGGTTGATTGCATTCACTGGGTTAATTACACTGAACTGAAAAAATTAGAAGAAGAGCGCAAATATCAGGTGATTCCTGTAGTGGGTTATCCGGTAGAACATGCAGTTGCTGCTAGCGAACGTCGGCGTAAAAAGCAAAAGTTAAAGACCAAAAAATCCCGTTATTAA
- a CDS encoding Ycf34 family protein, with translation MCICVNCHYVDNCVTYHAVEGQHQQPHLTETPSFDPNEPSINVNIRTQEDLIEMEWDVVGCLSFKQETGKWSKLRPGELVPT, from the coding sequence ATGTGTATTTGCGTGAATTGCCACTATGTAGACAACTGTGTTACCTATCATGCCGTAGAAGGGCAGCACCAACAGCCTCACTTGACTGAAACACCAAGTTTTGATCCCAATGAACCTTCTATCAATGTCAACATTCGCACTCAAGAGGATTTAATTGAAATGGAATGGGATGTTGTTGGTTGTCTGAGCTTTAAGCAAGAAACGGGTAAGTGGTCGAAGTTGCGTCCTGGTGAATTAGTACCGACTTGA
- a CDS encoding esterase-like activity of phytase family protein, producing the protein MLKRNLFLFLLASFFAAPAANAEVKLIAIGSLSGNISDRSKKTSAPLENGVAGNLLGGFGSGLAYAGCNTFIAIPDRGPNAKAYNSAVDDTTSYINRFQTIRVKLEPSKFGSALPFTLTPSLVDTTLLYSNKPLDYGTGVGLGVPNGAPALNAKNTYYFTGRSDNFDPSQISTYPNDARFDPEGVRVSNDGKSIFISDEYGPYVYQFDRETGKRIKVFTLDSKFAVKNLNPVGATEISGNTSGRVANKGMEGLAITPNGKTLVGILQSPLIQDGGTNGAYTRIVKIDIATGATQEYAYQLDNIGNSAKPKYPTVSEIVSISDREFLVDERDGKGLGDGSQAVFKKIYHIDLTNAQEVSNITGENNLAGKAVNKTLFLDVVATLTQNGIKPEDIPAKLESLAFGSDVVINHTIKHTLFIANDNDFVGTITSDALHPTGIDNPNKFFVFAIDSTDLPGFVPQKLKGDEGYRTPEYRREDK; encoded by the coding sequence ATGCTCAAAAGAAATCTATTTCTGTTCTTGTTAGCATCATTTTTTGCTGCCCCTGCCGCCAACGCAGAGGTTAAGCTGATCGCAATTGGGAGCCTGAGTGGTAACATTAGCGATCGCTCCAAAAAAACCTCTGCCCCTCTCGAAAATGGTGTTGCGGGAAACCTCCTTGGTGGTTTTGGGTCAGGACTCGCCTACGCTGGCTGTAACACCTTCATCGCTATCCCCGATCGAGGCCCCAATGCCAAGGCATACAATAGCGCTGTGGATGACACAACATCCTATATTAACCGCTTCCAAACCATCAGAGTGAAACTCGAACCAAGCAAATTTGGTTCAGCGTTACCCTTTACTCTTACTCCTTCTCTAGTTGACACGACCCTGCTATACAGCAATAAGCCTCTCGACTACGGTACTGGGGTAGGACTAGGAGTGCCTAACGGTGCCCCTGCACTGAATGCCAAGAATACCTACTATTTCACTGGACGCTCAGACAACTTTGACCCCAGTCAGATATCGACCTATCCCAATGATGCCCGCTTCGATCCTGAAGGCGTGCGTGTATCCAATGATGGTAAGTCTATCTTTATCTCCGATGAATACGGCCCTTATGTGTACCAATTCGATCGCGAGACAGGTAAGCGCATCAAGGTCTTTACACTCGACAGCAAATTCGCAGTCAAGAACCTAAATCCCGTTGGTGCTACAGAGATTAGCGGTAACACATCTGGACGTGTTGCAAACAAGGGTATGGAAGGTCTCGCAATTACTCCTAATGGCAAAACCCTAGTCGGCATACTGCAAAGTCCCCTGATCCAAGACGGCGGTACTAATGGCGCTTACACCAGAATTGTTAAGATCGACATTGCAACAGGTGCTACCCAAGAATACGCCTATCAGCTAGATAATATTGGCAATTCAGCTAAACCGAAATACCCCACAGTCAGCGAGATTGTGTCCATCAGCGATCGCGAATTCTTAGTAGACGAACGAGATGGCAAAGGTTTAGGCGACGGCTCTCAAGCTGTTTTTAAGAAGATATACCATATCGATCTGACTAATGCTCAAGAAGTGAGTAATATCACAGGCGAAAACAACCTCGCTGGCAAGGCAGTTAACAAGACCCTGTTCCTTGATGTAGTAGCTACGCTCACTCAGAATGGGATCAAACCAGAAGACATACCTGCCAAGCTTGAAAGTTTAGCTTTCGGATCGGATGTAGTTATCAACCACACGATCAAGCATACGCTCTTCATCGCCAACGATAACGACTTTGTTGGTACGATAACCTCCGATGCTTTGCATCCAACAGGTATCGACAATCCAAACAAATTCTTTGTCTTCGCAATTGACAGTACTGACCTACCGGGGTTCGTACCCCAAAAGCTCAAAGGGGATGAAGGATATCGTACCCCAGAATATCGAAGGGAAGATAAATAA
- a CDS encoding type IV pilus twitching motility protein PilT: MTESQSPSNSNSAAGRNLPPMPPPPPPASTPTFSTPRQMTQTLDMSMDRSSNAPVAGHRPTSPPPIPSSVSPKNSNAGPTLEKLIREAYDQGYSDLHLGVGEVPRFRSRGEIQSWDYPEVDKEAFMNWLREVMSEAEIQRFEEHLEFDGATQYDFARVRINVFGTLKGPAMVLRLIPLKILTMEQLRLPPVFRDICHHHKGLILVTGPTGSGKSTTMAAMVDYINKEMAKHIITIEDPIEFIHQSRKSLVKQREVGMHTRKFDNALKAALREDPDLILVGEMRDKETVNTALKAAQTGHLVMGTLHTNSAVKTIERILNLYSGDEQDAMRVAISESLVAVIAQGLCRTTDGKRAAFHDVLINTEAIKEWIKDGKYDEIGELMKQASFDGMITMNQSLLNLYQDGRITEETALEMSPTPNEMAQFLRGRV, encoded by the coding sequence ATGACAGAATCACAGTCTCCATCAAATTCTAACTCTGCTGCTGGACGTAACCTACCACCAATGCCGCCGCCACCACCCCCAGCCTCAACCCCAACCTTTAGTACACCGAGGCAGATGACACAAACATTGGATATGTCAATGGATAGGAGTAGCAACGCGCCTGTTGCAGGTCATCGTCCGACTAGTCCACCGCCAATACCTAGTTCAGTTTCCCCGAAAAACAGCAATGCGGGGCCCACTTTAGAAAAGTTAATTAGGGAAGCTTACGATCAGGGATATTCTGACTTGCACTTGGGTGTAGGTGAAGTACCCCGCTTCCGTAGCCGAGGAGAAATTCAATCATGGGATTATCCAGAAGTAGATAAAGAAGCTTTTATGAATTGGTTGCGGGAGGTGATGAGTGAGGCAGAAATTCAGCGCTTTGAAGAACACTTAGAATTTGACGGCGCAACTCAATATGACTTTGCTCGCGTGCGGATTAATGTTTTTGGCACTCTTAAAGGGCCTGCGATGGTGTTGCGGTTGATTCCTCTAAAAATCTTAACTATGGAACAGTTGAGATTACCCCCAGTTTTTCGGGATATTTGTCATCACCACAAAGGTTTAATTTTAGTAACTGGGCCTACTGGTTCTGGTAAGTCCACCACAATGGCAGCGATGGTTGACTACATCAATAAGGAGATGGCCAAGCATATCATCACCATTGAAGACCCGATCGAATTTATCCATCAAAGTCGTAAGTCTTTAGTCAAACAGCGAGAAGTGGGAATGCACACCCGGAAGTTTGACAACGCTTTGAAAGCAGCTTTGCGGGAAGATCCAGATTTGATTTTGGTGGGGGAAATGCGGGATAAGGAAACGGTTAACACCGCCCTAAAAGCCGCTCAGACTGGTCACTTAGTTATGGGAACCCTGCACACCAATAGCGCCGTCAAAACCATTGAGCGGATTCTCAATCTCTACTCTGGTGACGAACAGGATGCAATGCGGGTAGCAATTTCTGAGTCTTTAGTGGCAGTAATTGCTCAAGGTTTGTGTCGCACAACTGACGGTAAGCGGGCTGCTTTCCACGATGTGCTGATCAATACTGAGGCTATTAAAGAATGGATTAAAGACGGTAAGTATGATGAAATTGGCGAGTTGATGAAACAAGCTAGCTTTGACGGCATGATTACGATGAATCAGTCGTTGCTCAATCTCTATCAAGACGGACGCATCACTGAAGAAACTGCTTTGGAAATGTCGCCAACTCCTAACGAAATGGCGCAGTTTCTCAGAGGTCGAGTTTAA